From Micromonospora carbonacea:
GAGCCACGTGGCCCGGTCGACCGGCCAGAAGACGGTGAACGCCCGCCCGACCACCTGGTCCTCGGGAATGGTGGCGCTGTCGATGTTCTGGCCCGACTGCTGCCAGTGCTCCAGCGAGTCGCCGGACGCCGAGCGGTGGTCGCCCATCACCCACAGCCGCCCCTGCGGCACGGTGATGTCGAACTCCTGGTCGGCGGCCTTGTCCTGCTGGCCGTTGGCCGAGTAGATGTACGGCTCGTCGATCGGCTTGCCGTTGATCATGATCCGCTCCTGCGGGTCGCAGCAGACCACGTGGTCGCCGCCGACGCCGATCACCCGCTTGATGAAGTCCTCGCCGTCGGGGTTGCCGCTCCACTCGGTCGGTGCCTTGAACACCACGACCTCGCCCCGGTGCGGTGACCGGAAGTCGTAGACCAGCTTGTTGACCAGCACCCGATCATTGATCTGGAGGGTGTTCTCCATGGACGGCGACGGGATGTAGAAGGTCTGGAGCACGAAGGCCCGCACCAGCACCGCTACCAGGATCGCCACGCCCAGGAGGATGGGCAGCTCCTTCCAGAAGGAGCCGCTCTTCTTGTCGGTCTGCTCGTCAATCACGGGTGGAGCCTACGTCGCCGCAGGCGGACCGGCCGCCCGGAACGCGCGAGAACGGACAGCGCAGCCGAGACCGGTAGGAGCAGCAGCACACCGCCCGTGCCGCTGGGCCGCACCGGGGCCAGGGGCTGCCCGGCCGCCGGGGTGGGCCCGGTGACCGTCGCGAAGGTCTCCGGCACCGGCAGCGACGCCCACCGCGACGACGGCCAGACCACCGCGAACGCCCGGCCGACGACGTTCTCGATCGGCACCGGGCCCTGGCAGCGGGCGTCCTGGGAGACGAGCCGGTGGTCGCCCATGACGAAGATCTGGCCGGGCGGGACGACCACCTCGTCGAAGCGCCGCGACCGGCACTCGGCGGGGTTGGGCGGCAGGTCCAGCGGCGAGTCGCGGATCACGTACGGCTCGTCGAGCGGAATGTCGTTGACGGTGACCCGGCCCTGGGCGTCGCAGCAGCGGACCCGGTCCCCGGGCACGCCGATCACCCGCTTGATGAAGTCCTTCTCGCCGGGGCGGCTCACCCCGACCAGGTCGCCGACGGTGCGGCCGAACTTGCCGACGATCCCGGGCTCGGGCTCCTGGACCTCCTGGGCGACCCACTTGTCGGTGCCCCGGAAGACCACCACCTCGCCGCGCTGCGGGTCGCGGACGTCGTAGACGACCTTGTTGACCAGCACCCGGTCGTTGACGAGCAGGGTGTCCTCCATGGAGCCGGAGGGGATGAAGAACGCCTGGAGCAGGAAGGTGCGGATCAGCACCGCCAGGCAGAAGGCGACGACCAACAGCAGCGGCAGCTCCTGCCACAGCGGCATCTGCCGGCGGGACCGTCGTTCCCGCCGACGCCACGGATCGACCGCGTCGCCCTCGTCAAGCGTGCGCACCATGCCACTCCCCGGTTCGCAGAAACGCCACTACCGCCCGGGAGCCTCGACGAGGCCCCACGGGCGGTAGTGGGACGATCCGCGACCACGGCTGACGCCGCGACGCATCGATGCCCGCCTGCGCCCGTGCGACCAGCGTAACCGGGCCGGGCCCGTACGACATCCGCGCAGCTCAGGCGGCGTGGCGAGCGGGAAGTCAGCTAGGCTGCTTCTCGCGGCGCTCCTTGATCTTGGCCTTCTTGCCCCGCAGCTCGCGCAGGTAGTAGAGCTTGGCGCGGCGCACGGCGCCACGGGTCACGATCTCGATCCGGTCGATCGCCGGGCTGTTCACCGGGTAGGTCCGCTCGACACCCACGCCGAAGCTCATCTTGCGGACCGAGAAGGTCTCGCGCAGGCCGTCACCCTGGCGGCGGATGACGACGCCCTGGAAGATCTGGACCCGGGACCGGCTGCCCTCGACGACCCGCGCGTGCACCTTGACGGTGTCACCGGCGCGGAACTGGGGGATGTCGACCCGCTTCGACTGGGCGTCAAGGGCGTCCAGGATGTTCATCGCTGTGTCCTCGTGAGGCTCACGGCGCACCGTCAGTCGGTGCGCGGATGGGTGATTCTGATCCCCGGGTGGCGACCGCGGGCGGCCCCGGTCGAGGATCCTCGCAGCCGCCCGCGGCGCGGGCGGTTACGGCAACCTCCCTACTTTGCCACATCCCCCGCCGGCAGCGGAAATCCGGCCCGGTCCAGGGCCGCCCGGTCCCGTTTGTCCAGGCTCGCCGGGTCGAGCGCGGCGAGCAGGTCGGGCCGGCGGGCGGCGGTGCGGGTCAGCGCCTCGTCGCGCCGCCAGCGGGCGATCCGGCCGTGGTCGCCGGAGCGCAGCACCTCCGGCACCTCGTGCCCGCGCCAGCTCGCCGGCTTGGTGTACATCGGCGCCTCCAGCAGCCCGTGGGCGTGCGACTCGTCGTCCAGCGAGCCGGCGTTGCCGAGCACCCCGGGCAGCAGCCGGGTCACGGCCTCCAGGATCACCAGCACGGCCACCTCGCCGCCGAAGAGCACGTAGTCGCCGAGGGAGACCTCCGTCACCCGCATCCGGGTCGCGGCGTGGTCGAGCACCCGCTGGTCGATGCCCTCGTACCGGCCGCAGGCGAAGAGCAGGTGCGACTCGGCGGCCAGTTCGTGCGCCATGGCCTGCGTGAACGGCTCGCCGGCCGGCGACGGCACCAGCAGCCGGGGCAGGGTCACGCCGTCCGGGGCCAGCTCGGCCGGGGCGAGGGCGTCGAGCGCCTCGCCCCACGGCTCGGGCCGCATCACCATCCCGGGCCCGCCGCCGTAGGGCGTGTCGTCGACCGTGCGGTGCACGTCGTGGGTCCAGCTCCGCAGGTCGTGTACGGCCAGCCGCAGCGTCCCGGCGGCCCGGGCCCGGCCGATCAGCGACAGGTCGAGCGGGGCGAGGTACTCGGGGAAGATCGACACGACGTCGACGCGCATGCGCGGGTGCTCCAGGGACCTAGAGGTCGAGCAGGCCGCCGGGCGGGTCGACGACGACGCGACCGCCGGCGAGGTCGACCTCGGGCACGATCGCCCTGACGAACGGGATGAGCGCGGTGCGCCCCTCGGGGCGGCGCAGCACCAGCAGGTCCGACGCGGGCGCGTGGTCGATCTTGACCACCTCGCCGAGGTGCTCACCGGCCGGGGTGACCGCCGCCAGCCCGACGAGCTGGTGGTCGTGGAACTCCTCCGGGTCCTCCGGCGGGGCGACGTCGGCGCTGTCCACCCCCAGCAGGGTGCCGCGCAGCGCCTCGGCGACGTCGCGCTCCAGCACACCCTCGAAGGCGACCAGCAGCCGCCCCTGGTGCCAGCGGGCGGACTCGACGGTCAGCGCGGCCGGGACCCGGAACGGCACGCCGGGGCCGGGGGCCGGGTTGGCCGGCGGCGTCGCGCCCGGCTCGGTAGCGAGTACCGAGCCGGGCGCGAAGCGTGCCTCGGGCTCGTCGGTGCGCACCTCGACGGTGACCTCACCACGGATGCCGTGCGGCTTGCCGATCCGGCCGACGATGAGCCGCATCAGTACGAGTCGACGATGTCGACGCGCACGCCGCGCCCACCGATGGAGCCGATCACCTGGCGCAGCGCCTTGGCGGTCCGGCCGGACCGCCCGATCACCGTGCCGAGATCCTCCGGGTGCACGCGGACTTCCAGCCGCTTGCCCCGACGGTTGTCGACCAGCCGGACCCGGACGTCGTCCGGGTGGTCGACGATGCCCTTGACCAGGTGCTCAAGCGCCGGACGCAGTGCCATGTCAGGCCTGCTCGCCGGCGGCGTCCGCCGCGGGCTGCTCCTCGGCCTTCGGCGCCTGCTCGGCGGCCGGGGCCTCGGCCTTGGCGGCCTTCTTGGCCGGCTTCGTCGGGGCGTCGGCCAGGCCGGCGGCGGCCTTCGCCTCGGCCTCGTACGCCGCCTTGCGGTCGGCGCGCTCGGCGGCGACCTTCAGCGGCGGCGGGGCCGGCAGGCCCTTGAACTTCTGCCAGTCACCGGTCAGCTCCAGCAGGCGCTGCACGGCGTCGCTCGGCTGCGCGCCGACGGACAGCCAGTACTGGACCCGCTCCGACTTGACCTCGATCACCGAAGGGTCCTCCTTCGGCTGGTACACACCGACGAACTCGATCGCGCGACCGTCACGCTTGGAGCGCGAGTCGGCGACGACGATGCGGTACTGCGGGTTGCGGATCTTGCCCATCCGCAGGAGCCGGATCTTTACGGCCACAGTTGTTTCGCTCCTGTTGCGATCTCACCGGCCCGGTCCGGGCGGTGCACGGGTGAGCGCCGACCGGCACAGTGGGGTTGGGCCGGAGACTGCTCGGTGGACTGGCGACGCGCCCGGGGTAGAGGGCGCCGGACGCGCGCCGGATACCAGCGACCCATTCTGCCAGATCGGGCCGGGATTCCTCACATCGGCCGGCCGGGCCGCTGCCCGGCGGCACCGGAACGCGCGTTTCGCGCTGTTTGTGGTGGTTCGCGTCAGCGGGCGGGCGGGCGGTCCCAGCCCGGCGGCAGCGCCCCCGGCACGTCCCAGCCGGGCGGCGGGACGAAGTCGCACCAGGTGCCGTCGAACGGGAACTCACCGGCCTCGGCGCGGGCGATCACCCGCTTCCCCTCGGCCCGGACCGCGGCCTCGTCGGCCACCCAGTAGTCGGCGGGGAAGGCCAGCCGCTCGGCGAACTCCTCCTCGTCCTTCCACTCCCAGGTGCGGTCGGGCCGGATCACCACGTCGAGATCCTGGTCGACCATGTCCACCCCGGCCAGGTCACCGTCGTCCCAGCGCACGCCGGGCTCCTCCAGGTTGACGTACCAGTGGCTGAACCGGCCGGCGGCGTCGGAGAACCACCAGACGGAGTGCGCCTCGCCCACGGGCAGGAACTTCAGCAGCGCCGGCCCGTTCCACCGCCCGCGGGCCAACCGGTACGACGAAGTGATCCACTCGGTGAACGGCACCGCCCGCATGCCGAGCCCGGCCGCGGTCACCTCGTTGGCCACCGGCGAGTCGCGGGCGACGTAGAGCAGCAGGCCGCGCTCGTCGTCGCTGACCACCCGCCCCGTCCGGACCCAGCCGATCCGGCCGTGCCGGACGTTGCGGTGCACGATCAGCCGGCCGGGCGCGAACCTCATGGCACCGACCCTATCGGTCTGGCGGCGCCGGCCGGCGGCGGCACCGCCCGGCCCGTGGGCCCGTGTTCCGACACCCGCTCGGCCGTTCCGGGCCGTCGCCCCCGTCGCCGGATCGGAGCACCAGGAATCCCCACGACGGTCGGCACACGAGAAGGGCGGCCGGCGTGGTGCCGGCCGCCCTTCTTCCGCAGGCGGTGCGTCAGTAGGCGCGGGCCAGGATCGCGACCAGGTCCGGCTCGTCCTCCGAGTCGGGGACGGAGCCGTCGGCGCGCAGCAGGCAGCGCACCGTCACGCCCTGGCCGTTCGCCTCGGCCTCGCCGGCCACGCCGACCGCCGACCACGGCACGCGGGCCCAGCCGGTGGCGGCCGCCTCGATCGCCTCGGCGAGCGTGGCCACCTCCACGGTGCGGGACCGGCGGTGGTCCAGGGCCTGATCGTGCAGGGCGCGCTGGTCGGCCTCCAGGGCGGCCAGCACCGCGCCGACCACGTCGGCGACCGGGGTCGGCGACTTCGAGCCGTCCGTGCGCCGGACCACGACCGCGTTGCCGGCGGCCAGGTCGCGGGGGCCGACCTCCACGCGTACCGGATAGCCGCGCAGCTCGGCGTCGACGGCCCGGCGGCCGAACGCGGTGTCGGTGCGGTCGTCGAGCGCGACCCGGACCCCGGCGTCGCGCAGGCCGTCGCGCAGCTTGGCCGCCGCCTCGCCGACGCCCTCGCCGTCCTTGACGATCATCACGTACGCCTGCACGGGCGCCAGCCTCGGCGGGACCCGCAGGCCGTTGTCGTCGCCGTGGGCCATGATCAGGCCGCCGAGCATCCGGGTCGAGGTGCCCCACGACGTCGTCCACGCGTGCTCCCGGCCGCCCTCGGCCGAGGAGTAGCTGATGTCGAACGCCTTGGCGAAGTTCTGCCCCAGCTCGTGACTGGTGCCGAGCTGGAGGGCCTTGCCGTCGCCCATCATGCCCTCGCACGTGTAGGTGGCGGTGGCCCCGGCGAAGCGCTCCCGGGCGGTCTTGAGGCCCACCACGACCGGGATGCCGAGCACGTTGACCATCAGGTCCTCGTACG
This genomic window contains:
- the rplS gene encoding 50S ribosomal protein L19, producing the protein MNILDALDAQSKRVDIPQFRAGDTVKVHARVVEGSRSRVQIFQGVVIRRQGDGLRETFSVRKMSFGVGVERTYPVNSPAIDRIEIVTRGAVRRAKLYYLRELRGKKAKIKERREKQPS
- the proS gene encoding proline--tRNA ligase, giving the protein MARVLTPRAEDFPRWYQDLIAKAKLADNGPVRGTMVIRPAGYAIWERMQAEMDARIKAAGAENAYFPLFIPESYLKREAEHVEGFSPELAVVTHGGGKQLAEPVVVRPTSETVIGEFMAKWIDSYRDLPLLLNQWANVVRWELRPRVFLRTSEFLWQEGHTAHATREDARAYARKILHEAYEDLMVNVLGIPVVVGLKTARERFAGATATYTCEGMMGDGKALQLGTSHELGQNFAKAFDISYSSAEGGREHAWTTSWGTSTRMLGGLIMAHGDDNGLRVPPRLAPVQAYVMIVKDGEGVGEAAAKLRDGLRDAGVRVALDDRTDTAFGRRAVDAELRGYPVRVEVGPRDLAAGNAVVVRRTDGSKSPTPVADVVGAVLAALEADQRALHDQALDHRRSRTVEVATLAEAIEAAATGWARVPWSAVGVAGEAEANGQGVTVRCLLRADGSVPDSEDEPDLVAILARAY
- the rpsP gene encoding 30S ribosomal protein S16, producing MAVKIRLLRMGKIRNPQYRIVVADSRSKRDGRAIEFVGVYQPKEDPSVIEVKSERVQYWLSVGAQPSDAVQRLLELTGDWQKFKGLPAPPPLKVAAERADRKAAYEAEAKAAAGLADAPTKPAKKAAKAEAPAAEQAPKAEEQPAADAAGEQA
- a CDS encoding DUF402 domain-containing protein; the protein is MRFAPGRLIVHRNVRHGRIGWVRTGRVVSDDERGLLLYVARDSPVANEVTAAGLGMRAVPFTEWITSSYRLARGRWNGPALLKFLPVGEAHSVWWFSDAAGRFSHWYVNLEEPGVRWDDGDLAGVDMVDQDLDVVIRPDRTWEWKDEEEFAERLAFPADYWVADEAAVRAEGKRVIARAEAGEFPFDGTWCDFVPPPGWDVPGALPPGWDRPPAR
- a CDS encoding RNA-binding protein codes for the protein MALRPALEHLVKGIVDHPDDVRVRLVDNRRGKRLEVRVHPEDLGTVIGRSGRTAKALRQVIGSIGGRGVRVDIVDSY
- the rimM gene encoding ribosome maturation factor RimM (Essential for efficient processing of 16S rRNA), giving the protein MRLIVGRIGKPHGIRGEVTVEVRTDEPEARFAPGSVLATEPGATPPANPAPGPGVPFRVPAALTVESARWHQGRLLVAFEGVLERDVAEALRGTLLGVDSADVAPPEDPEEFHDHQLVGLAAVTPAGEHLGEVVKIDHAPASDLLVLRRPEGRTALIPFVRAIVPEVDLAGGRVVVDPPGGLLDL
- the trmD gene encoding tRNA (guanosine(37)-N1)-methyltransferase TrmD → MRVDVVSIFPEYLAPLDLSLIGRARAAGTLRLAVHDLRSWTHDVHRTVDDTPYGGGPGMVMRPEPWGEALDALAPAELAPDGVTLPRLLVPSPAGEPFTQAMAHELAAESHLLFACGRYEGIDQRVLDHAATRMRVTEVSLGDYVLFGGEVAVLVILEAVTRLLPGVLGNAGSLDDESHAHGLLEAPMYTKPASWRGHEVPEVLRSGDHGRIARWRRDEALTRTAARRPDLLAALDPASLDKRDRAALDRAGFPLPAGDVAK
- the lepB gene encoding signal peptidase I, with the translated sequence MIDEQTDKKSGSFWKELPILLGVAILVAVLVRAFVLQTFYIPSPSMENTLQINDRVLVNKLVYDFRSPHRGEVVVFKAPTEWSGNPDGEDFIKRVIGVGGDHVVCCDPQERIMINGKPIDEPYIYSANGQQDKAADQEFDITVPQGRLWVMGDHRSASGDSLEHWQQSGQNIDSATIPEDQVVGRAFTVFWPVDRATWLTVPKSFDDVPNP